A window of Fimbriimonadaceae bacterium contains these coding sequences:
- a CDS encoding class II aldolase/adducin family protein has product MTEQALREAMCRAGRLLWERGLVGASEGNLSARLEDGSILCTPSGGSKGHLEPESLVVLDPGGRPVDGGRPSSEIRLHLRALARRPDCGAVVHAHPPTATAFAVAGRTIPDDVLPEAMIVLGPVALIPFAMAGTDALPDAMEDAFPKHKTFLLGHHGAVTLGRDLEDAVQRMETLERIAVVLMRAEALGGAKPLPAEAFEALKHHLHGRL; this is encoded by the coding sequence GTGACCGAGCAGGCGCTGCGGGAGGCGATGTGCCGCGCCGGGCGGCTGCTGTGGGAGCGGGGCCTGGTGGGCGCGTCGGAAGGGAACCTGAGCGCGCGGCTTGAGGACGGGTCGATCCTGTGTACGCCGAGCGGAGGGTCCAAGGGGCACCTCGAGCCCGAGTCGCTGGTCGTGCTCGACCCCGGCGGGCGACCCGTCGACGGAGGGCGTCCCAGCAGCGAAATCCGCCTGCACCTGCGCGCGCTGGCGCGCCGACCCGACTGCGGGGCGGTCGTGCATGCGCACCCGCCGACCGCGACCGCGTTCGCCGTGGCCGGACGCACGATTCCCGACGACGTCTTGCCGGAGGCGATGATCGTGCTGGGCCCCGTCGCGCTCATCCCCTTCGCCATGGCCGGAACCGACGCGCTTCCCGACGCGATGGAGGACGCCTTTCCCAAGCACAAGACCTTCCTCCTGGGCCACCACGGCGCCGTGACTTTGGGCAGAGACCTCGAAGACGCCGTCCAACGGATGGAGACCCTCGAGCGCATCGCGGTGGTCTTGATGCGGGCCGAGGCGCTAGGCGGCGCAAAACCCCTGCCCGCCGAGGCGTTCGAAGCGCTCAAACACCACCTGCACGGCCGCCTGTAA
- a CDS encoding ABC transporter permease gives MSGLTILLLSTVTLSAPLILAAMGGFTSERGGVINIALEGKMLMAAAATALVGLGTHSAPFGLLAGIGAAIVMSLLHWLITQSFRVDHVVSGMAINAIALGGTNFLDKAFTDPAHAGEIPKFPLEAYYVLAVLVPLALWFAARRTRPGLHLLAVGSDPDKARQMGVAPLRVRFFGLLATGVLCGLAGAMLVTNAGRFTDGMTSGRGFIALAALILGGWRPIPGALACVGFGFATALQLQMQGTELAGARIPSEVWQVLPYVVTVIALAGALGKSRAPAGLGKL, from the coding sequence GTGTCCGGCCTGACGATTCTGCTGCTGAGCACGGTGACGTTGAGCGCCCCGCTGATTCTCGCGGCCATGGGCGGTTTCACCAGCGAACGCGGGGGTGTGATCAACATCGCGTTGGAAGGGAAGATGCTGATGGCCGCCGCGGCGACGGCCCTGGTGGGCCTCGGGACGCACAGTGCGCCGTTCGGGCTGTTGGCCGGCATCGGTGCGGCGATCGTGATGAGTCTCCTCCACTGGCTGATCACGCAGTCGTTCCGGGTCGATCACGTGGTGAGCGGGATGGCGATCAACGCGATCGCACTTGGGGGCACGAACTTCCTGGACAAGGCGTTCACGGATCCCGCGCACGCGGGCGAGATTCCCAAGTTCCCGCTCGAGGCGTACTACGTGCTCGCCGTGCTCGTGCCCCTTGCCTTGTGGTTTGCGGCGCGTCGCACGCGGCCGGGGTTGCACCTCCTGGCGGTGGGAAGCGATCCCGACAAGGCCAGGCAGATGGGGGTTGCTCCTCTGAGGGTGCGGTTCTTCGGTCTGCTGGCCACCGGGGTGTTGTGCGGCTTGGCTGGGGCGATGTTGGTGACCAACGCAGGGCGTTTCACCGACGGCATGACCTCCGGACGCGGATTCATCGCCTTGGCGGCGCTGATCCTCGGGGGTTGGCGGCCGATTCCCGGCGCACTCGCGTGCGTGGGCTTTGGATTCGCCACGGCGCTTCAGCTTCAGATGCAGGGCACGGAACTCGCGGGGGCCCGGATCCCGTCCGAAGTGTGGCAGGTTCTCCCGTACGTCGTCACCGTGATCGCCCTGGCGGGCGCGCTCGGCAAATCGCGGGCCCCGGCCGGACTGGGCAAGCTATGA
- a CDS encoding ABC transporter permease produces MNWKLLALVIGAVALLAAAILATDVAPLEALQTLLRGSLGSPRAIGGTLKETTPLLIAGLAVFLALRAGLFNIGVEGQLLVGAMTCTVVVLRLPGVIGVILGVAAGMVAGAAWAFPAGWIKAYRGGHEVITTIMLNSVAALLTTALVAGPLKAPGQESTTTASIPDALLLPAVASGEDWSLSLALVIGVVLTGAMAWWLRSSVGGYELQAVGANPTAAETAGVSSRRVTTLAMMASGALGGLAGALQVLAYEGRFYSGFSPGYGFDALGVALLAGASAWGVLPAALLFGVLAKGGTAVQILGVPKGITGVVLGLLILIFAAVRYRRVQCPA; encoded by the coding sequence GTGAACTGGAAGCTGCTCGCTCTGGTGATCGGCGCCGTCGCCCTTCTGGCGGCCGCGATCCTGGCCACGGACGTCGCCCCGTTGGAGGCCCTCCAAACGTTGCTGCGTGGGAGCCTGGGTTCGCCGCGTGCAATCGGGGGGACCCTGAAGGAGACGACCCCGCTCCTCATCGCGGGGCTGGCGGTCTTCTTGGCCCTTCGCGCGGGGTTGTTCAACATCGGTGTCGAAGGACAGCTTCTGGTCGGGGCGATGACCTGCACGGTCGTTGTCCTGAGGCTTCCTGGGGTGATCGGCGTGATTTTGGGCGTGGCGGCGGGGATGGTCGCCGGCGCGGCCTGGGCGTTTCCCGCCGGCTGGATCAAGGCGTATCGCGGCGGGCACGAGGTGATCACCACGATCATGCTCAACAGCGTCGCGGCCTTGTTGACGACTGCCCTGGTGGCCGGGCCCCTCAAGGCGCCGGGCCAGGAGAGCACGACGACGGCCTCGATTCCGGACGCCTTGCTTCTGCCTGCGGTGGCCTCGGGCGAGGATTGGTCGCTGAGCCTCGCGTTGGTGATCGGCGTCGTGTTGACCGGTGCCATGGCGTGGTGGCTCCGGTCCAGCGTGGGTGGGTACGAGCTTCAGGCGGTGGGCGCGAACCCGACCGCCGCCGAGACCGCGGGCGTCTCGAGTCGCCGCGTGACGACGCTGGCGATGATGGCCTCGGGCGCGTTGGGAGGGCTTGCGGGCGCGCTTCAGGTGCTGGCTTACGAGGGGCGCTTTTACTCGGGCTTCTCGCCCGGCTACGGGTTCGACGCCCTAGGTGTCGCACTGCTTGCCGGGGCGAGCGCGTGGGGCGTGCTCCCAGCGGCCCTTCTGTTCGGCGTGCTGGCCAAAGGGGGCACAGCCGTGCAGATTCTGGGGGTGCCCAAGGGCATCACAGGCGTGGTGCTCGGCCTGTTGATTCTCATCTTCGCGGCGGTGCGGTACCGGAGGGTGCAGTGTCCGGCCTGA
- a CDS encoding RimK/LysX family protein, with amino-acid sequence MITIGYLESVSFPDWGIENVLAKADTGARTSAIDVRTIEELPGSRVRFEVVVDREPAEHTWVEADIVRRTRIKSSFGRSHDRLVVIARIKIGDVETEAELGLVCRKRMRCRMLIGRTTLEDQFLVDSGRTFVMGGKPKRKRRKKETVDP; translated from the coding sequence ATGATCACGATCGGTTACCTGGAGAGCGTCTCCTTCCCGGATTGGGGAATCGAGAACGTTCTGGCCAAAGCCGACACGGGTGCCCGAACCAGCGCGATCGACGTCCGGACGATCGAAGAGCTTCCGGGGTCGCGCGTTCGGTTCGAGGTCGTCGTCGATCGCGAGCCTGCGGAGCACACGTGGGTCGAAGCGGACATCGTGCGGCGCACGCGCATCAAATCGAGCTTTGGACGCTCCCACGACCGGCTGGTGGTGATTGCGCGCATCAAGATCGGAGACGTCGAGACGGAGGCCGAGCTCGGGCTGGTTTGTCGGAAGCGGATGCGGTGCCGCATGCTCATCGGCAGAACCACGCTCGAGGACCAGTTCCTGGTCGATTCCGGTCGGACGTTCGTGATGGGGGGCAAGCCCAAAAGGAAGCGGCGCAAGAAGGAGACTGTAGACCCATGA
- a CDS encoding calcineurin-like phosphoesterase family protein, with protein sequence MVFRSLTLLAAALLAPAGHALGLQSMATGVVFEDRNANGVRDRGEPGLVGVRVTNRVGFTRTDREGRWQLPVDDDTIFSVIKPRGWITPIDKNGLPKFYRIHKPAGSPAFKFAGVAPTGALPASIDFPLRRHRESSKFSALFFGDTQPRDLREVDYIFRSIVDPLIGEREHAFGVTLGDIVFDDLSVTQPLVEAIGRIGIPWYYVIGNHDLNLDAADDAHSDEFFESVFGPSYYAFDYGPTHFVVLDDVFWSGPNPVANVRGSYKAALGPVQLEWFRRDLEQVSPDQLVVVMMHIPLNELEEKDAVFRILETRPYALSVSAHTHFQEHRFFTAKEGWRGAKPHHHVVNVTACGSWWSGAPDPFGVPHTTMRGGAPNGYAIFRFDGNEYAIEFRAAGRPADYQMHIIAPDALLASETRGTTVYANVFGGSEFSVVEMKFADGPWIPMRKVLVEDPDYVAMFKRDASLLPPYRALPAPIPSPHLWKSALPKVESAGVYPIHVRTTDMFGQTYLGTRIVRIDAG encoded by the coding sequence ATGGTGTTCCGATCCTTGACCTTGCTCGCCGCGGCGCTTCTGGCCCCTGCCGGCCACGCTCTCGGCCTCCAGTCCATGGCGACCGGGGTGGTCTTCGAGGACCGCAACGCCAACGGAGTGCGAGACCGGGGAGAGCCCGGGCTGGTCGGGGTCCGCGTCACCAACCGGGTCGGTTTCACACGCACGGACAGGGAAGGCAGGTGGCAGCTCCCCGTGGACGACGATACGATCTTCAGCGTGATCAAGCCCAGGGGCTGGATCACCCCGATCGACAAGAATGGGCTGCCGAAGTTCTACAGGATCCACAAGCCGGCCGGCAGTCCCGCGTTCAAGTTCGCAGGCGTCGCGCCCACGGGGGCCCTGCCGGCGTCGATCGACTTTCCGCTGCGCCGGCATCGGGAATCCTCCAAGTTCTCCGCGCTCTTCTTTGGCGATACGCAGCCTAGGGACCTTCGCGAAGTGGACTACATCTTCCGCTCGATCGTGGACCCGCTGATCGGTGAGCGCGAGCACGCGTTCGGCGTGACGCTCGGCGACATCGTGTTCGACGATCTCTCGGTCACGCAGCCGTTGGTCGAGGCGATCGGACGTATCGGGATTCCCTGGTACTACGTGATCGGCAACCACGATCTCAACCTCGACGCGGCCGACGACGCGCACTCGGACGAGTTCTTCGAGAGCGTGTTCGGGCCGTCGTACTACGCCTTCGACTACGGCCCTACGCACTTCGTGGTACTCGACGACGTGTTCTGGTCCGGGCCCAACCCCGTGGCGAACGTGCGCGGCTCTTACAAGGCGGCTCTTGGACCCGTTCAGTTGGAGTGGTTTCGGCGCGACCTCGAGCAGGTCTCTCCCGACCAGCTCGTCGTGGTTATGATGCACATCCCTCTGAACGAGCTGGAGGAAAAGGACGCGGTGTTCCGGATCTTGGAGACCCGCCCCTACGCGCTGTCGGTGTCGGCGCACACGCACTTCCAGGAGCACCGCTTCTTCACCGCCAAAGAGGGTTGGCGCGGCGCGAAGCCGCACCACCACGTGGTCAACGTCACGGCGTGCGGGAGTTGGTGGTCGGGTGCGCCGGACCCGTTTGGCGTCCCGCACACCACGATGCGGGGAGGTGCGCCCAACGGGTATGCGATCTTCCGGTTCGATGGGAACGAGTATGCGATCGAGTTCCGTGCGGCCGGGCGGCCCGCCGACTACCAGATGCACATCATCGCCCCGGACGCGCTCCTGGCGTCTGAAACGCGCGGCACCACGGTTTACGCGAATGTGTTCGGCGGTTCGGAGTTCTCCGTGGTGGAGATGAAGTTTGCCGATGGCCCGTGGATTCCCATGCGGAAGGTGCTGGTGGAGGACCCCGACTACGTGGCGATGTTCAAACGCGACGCGTCGCTGCTGCCTCCCTACCGAGCGCTTCCCGCTCCCATCCCCTCGCCCCACCTCTGGAAGTCGGCCCTTCCGAAGGTGGAGAGCGCCGGCGTCTATCCGATCCACGTGCGGACCACGGACATGTTCGGGCAGACGTATCTGGGGACCAGGATCGTCCGAATCGACGCAGGATAG
- a CDS encoding S41 family peptidase codes for MKNIAQHLTRAFAGLALAALVAAPALVQAQTPITKEEKDEVLTRMTELITRNAFVPGVDFSKWAGYVDKERTEIDDAKDAESFNTAVNKALQQFGFSHIVLMSPQAARARVDRSVIGIGVTIVQEEGGFRVVMTIPDAPATKAGIVPGDLLLEADGKKLETTTQITGQEGTDVSIKLRKEDGTEKTVTLTRTKFSTVRPETLTWANDDTAVIKIYTFDLSYDRKNVEELMEQAAKAKNLIVDLRSNGGGAVVNMTHFLSLLMPPGTPIGSFITKRTVERFVEDTQGDPNDVVAIAKWSPSKLRTMKGRIEPFTGKVAILLNEGSGSASEIAAAALKDNLEAPIVGHPSAGAVLASIMVPLPQGFMLQYPITDYVTLKGLRLEGNGLKPDVEAPTPRYNEKDVAVEKAVSLLKHG; via the coding sequence ATGAAGAACATCGCCCAACACCTCACCCGTGCTTTTGCGGGCCTCGCCCTGGCTGCCTTGGTCGCCGCCCCGGCCTTGGTCCAAGCCCAAACCCCCATCACCAAGGAAGAGAAGGACGAGGTCTTGACCCGCATGACCGAGTTGATCACCCGAAACGCCTTTGTTCCGGGGGTGGACTTCAGCAAATGGGCCGGCTACGTGGACAAGGAGCGCACCGAGATCGACGATGCGAAGGATGCCGAATCGTTCAACACCGCCGTCAACAAGGCGCTGCAGCAGTTCGGGTTCAGTCACATTGTGCTGATGAGTCCCCAAGCCGCTCGGGCGCGCGTCGATCGATCCGTGATCGGCATCGGTGTGACCATCGTGCAGGAGGAGGGTGGCTTCAGGGTCGTGATGACGATTCCCGACGCCCCGGCCACCAAGGCGGGCATCGTGCCGGGCGACCTTCTTCTCGAAGCGGACGGCAAGAAGTTGGAGACCACGACCCAGATCACGGGTCAAGAGGGAACCGATGTTTCAATCAAGCTCCGCAAGGAGGACGGCACGGAAAAGACCGTCACGCTCACGCGCACCAAATTCTCCACGGTTCGCCCCGAGACGCTGACCTGGGCGAACGACGACACGGCCGTCATCAAGATCTACACCTTTGACCTGAGCTACGACCGCAAGAATGTCGAGGAGCTGATGGAGCAGGCCGCCAAGGCCAAGAACCTGATCGTCGACCTGCGGTCCAACGGCGGTGGCGCCGTCGTCAACATGACGCACTTCCTCAGCCTGCTCATGCCCCCCGGCACGCCGATCGGCAGCTTCATTACGAAGCGCACGGTCGAGCGCTTCGTCGAGGACACGCAAGGCGACCCCAACGACGTCGTCGCGATCGCCAAGTGGTCCCCTTCGAAGCTGCGCACCATGAAGGGCCGAATCGAGCCGTTCACCGGCAAGGTGGCGATCCTGCTGAACGAGGGCTCGGGCAGCGCGTCGGAGATCGCCGCCGCAGCGCTCAAGGACAATCTGGAAGCGCCGATCGTCGGCCACCCGTCGGCAGGCGCGGTCTTGGCGTCGATCATGGTCCCCCTGCCTCAGGGATTCATGCTGCAGTACCCGATCACGGACTACGTGACGCTCAAGGGCCTCCGCCTCGAAGGGAACGGCCTCAAGCCCGACGTCGAGGCTCCGACGCCCCGCTACAACGAGAAGGATGTGGCCGTCGAAAAGGCCGTGTCCCTGCTCAAGCACGGCTAA
- the rimK gene encoding 30S ribosomal protein S6--L-glutamate ligase, with translation MNIAILSRQPRSYSTRRLREAAHSRGHDVRVLNTLRFGIEVEEEKPGLYYQGRRMPVVDAVIPRIGTSITFFGTAVVRQFEQMGVCTLNSALGISTSRDKLRSMQILSRHDIGIPKTAFVKDKSDVLPAIRRVGGAPVIIKLLEGTQGIGVILADSPKIAEAIIETLHSTKQNVLIQKFVAESKGTDVRAFVIGDRVVAAMRRRAQGSEFRSNVHRGGQTEVLELDEKYTTTAVKAAQIMGLHVAGVDMLEGSDGPKVMEVNSSPGLEGIETATGLDIAGMVIDHLHERLQYPEVDLKQRLTLTKGYRIVELHVGPDSDLANKTLRDLPLKDLDILVLSIERQGLVIPNPKGTREVLPGDVLLCFGKRQALDAVAGHAPG, from the coding sequence ATGAACATCGCCATCCTCTCGCGGCAGCCGCGAAGCTACAGCACCCGGCGGTTGCGCGAAGCGGCCCACTCGCGCGGCCACGATGTCCGCGTCCTCAACACGCTGAGGTTCGGCATCGAGGTGGAGGAGGAGAAGCCCGGTCTGTACTACCAGGGCCGTCGAATGCCTGTCGTCGACGCGGTGATCCCGCGCATCGGAACCTCGATCACGTTCTTCGGGACGGCGGTCGTGCGCCAGTTCGAGCAGATGGGGGTGTGCACGTTGAATTCGGCCTTGGGCATCTCGACGTCGCGCGACAAGCTGCGGTCCATGCAAATCCTCTCCCGGCACGACATCGGGATCCCCAAGACCGCGTTTGTGAAGGACAAGTCCGACGTGCTTCCCGCGATCCGCCGGGTCGGAGGCGCGCCGGTGATCATCAAGCTTCTGGAGGGGACGCAGGGGATCGGGGTGATTTTGGCGGATTCGCCGAAGATCGCGGAGGCGATCATCGAAACGCTTCACAGCACCAAACAGAACGTGCTCATCCAGAAGTTTGTCGCCGAGAGCAAGGGCACCGACGTGCGCGCGTTCGTCATCGGCGACCGGGTGGTCGCGGCGATGCGGCGTCGCGCGCAGGGGAGCGAGTTCCGGAGCAACGTCCATCGCGGCGGGCAGACCGAGGTGCTCGAACTCGACGAGAAGTACACGACCACGGCCGTGAAAGCCGCGCAAATCATGGGCCTCCATGTGGCCGGGGTCGATATGTTGGAGGGTTCCGACGGGCCGAAGGTGATGGAGGTGAACTCCTCGCCCGGGCTGGAGGGCATCGAAACGGCCACGGGGTTGGACATTGCGGGGATGGTGATCGACCACCTCCACGAGCGCCTCCAGTATCCGGAGGTCGATCTCAAGCAGCGCCTCACGCTGACCAAGGGGTATCGGATCGTGGAACTCCACGTGGGCCCAGACTCCGATCTCGCCAACAAGACGCTGCGCGATCTTCCCCTGAAGGACCTCGACATCCTCGTGCTCAGCATCGAGCGGCAGGGACTGGTGATCCCCAATCCCAAAGGAACCCGGGAGGTGCTGCCCGGCGACGTGCTTCTGTGCTTCGGGAAGAGACAGGCATTGGACGCCGTTGCCGGCCACGCCCCGGGGTAG
- the guaB gene encoding IMP dehydrogenase: MPVFREGLSFDDVLLIPQETTVLPSEVDTSTSFLPGIRLHAPIVSAPMDTVTDARLAIAIAREGGVGVLHRNMTIEQQAEQVDRVKRSEHGVITNPIKLQPDKSIQDALDLMERFHISGVPIVDEGGRLVGILTNRDIRFETNFSRPIHERMTSKGLITASIGTTLEQAEATLAEHRIEKLPIVDAEGRLQGLITIKDILKVKRHPYATKDGKGRLVVGAAIGALREPYERSKALFEAGVDFVVIDAAHGHSAGVMNCLKLLKEKLPDLRVIAGNVATKEGVRALHALGADGLRLGIGAGSICTTRVVAGVGVPQFTAIKDCCEEAHELGIPTIADGGVRSSGDVVKSLAAGASTVMMGNMFAGCEESPGEIEIYRNRAYKVYRGMGSIGAMKQGSSDRYMQIKETGAAIVPEGVEGRVPFKGPLNETMTQIMGGLRSGMGYVGASSLAELQAKATFLKITGAGLRESHPHDVWITKEPPNYSSPFSGDVE, encoded by the coding sequence ATGCCGGTCTTTCGCGAGGGACTGAGTTTCGACGACGTCCTTTTGATTCCGCAAGAAACCACTGTTCTGCCAAGCGAGGTCGACACCTCCACATCCTTCCTCCCGGGAATCCGCCTCCACGCGCCCATTGTGTCCGCCCCCATGGACACGGTCACCGACGCCCGACTCGCGATCGCGATCGCACGCGAAGGCGGGGTCGGCGTGCTGCATCGGAACATGACGATCGAGCAGCAAGCCGAGCAGGTCGATCGGGTGAAGCGTTCCGAACACGGCGTCATCACCAACCCCATCAAACTTCAGCCCGACAAGTCGATCCAGGACGCGCTCGACCTGATGGAGCGTTTCCATATCAGCGGCGTGCCGATCGTGGACGAGGGGGGTCGGCTCGTAGGCATTCTGACCAACCGGGACATCCGCTTCGAGACGAACTTCTCGCGACCGATCCACGAGCGCATGACCAGCAAGGGCCTGATCACCGCTTCGATCGGAACTACCCTCGAACAGGCCGAGGCCACCCTCGCCGAACACCGCATCGAAAAACTCCCGATCGTCGATGCCGAGGGCCGCTTGCAGGGCCTCATCACGATCAAGGACATCCTCAAGGTCAAGCGCCACCCCTACGCGACCAAGGACGGCAAGGGACGCCTGGTGGTCGGCGCCGCGATCGGAGCGCTTCGCGAGCCGTACGAGCGCTCCAAGGCGCTCTTCGAGGCCGGGGTGGATTTCGTGGTCATCGACGCGGCCCATGGGCACAGCGCCGGCGTCATGAACTGCCTGAAGCTGCTCAAAGAGAAGCTCCCCGACTTGCGCGTCATCGCCGGCAACGTCGCGACGAAAGAGGGTGTCCGCGCCCTCCACGCACTGGGCGCGGACGGGCTCCGATTGGGAATCGGGGCGGGCTCGATCTGCACAACCCGCGTCGTGGCCGGCGTCGGCGTCCCGCAGTTCACCGCGATCAAGGACTGTTGCGAGGAGGCCCACGAGTTGGGCATTCCCACGATCGCCGACGGCGGGGTTCGCAGCTCGGGCGATGTCGTGAAATCCCTCGCCGCCGGGGCGAGCACCGTCATGATGGGCAACATGTTCGCCGGCTGCGAAGAGAGTCCGGGCGAAATCGAGATCTACCGCAACCGAGCCTACAAGGTCTACCGCGGGATGGGCTCCATCGGCGCGATGAAGCAGGGATCCTCGGACCGGTACATGCAGATCAAGGAGACCGGGGCGGCGATCGTGCCCGAAGGCGTCGAGGGACGGGTCCCCTTCAAAGGGCCTCTGAACGAGACGATGACCCAGATCATGGGCGGGCTGCGTTCCGGCATGGGCTACGTCGGCGCGTCCTCGCTAGCCGAACTTCAGGCCAAAGCCACGTTCCTCAAGATCACGGGAGCCGGGCTTCGCGAAAGCCATCCCCACGACGTCTGGATCACCAAAGAGCCCCCGAACTACTCCTCGCCGTTCAGCGGCGACGTCGAGTAG
- a CDS encoding aldo/keto reductase, with protein sequence MEYRSLGRTGVQVSAACLGTMTFGWEPDDWGSQEKESLEIAAKAIDLGVNFFDTADVYARGVSETIVGKALKGKRDRIVLATKCHGRMADDDPNAWGNTRRHVIEACEASLRRLQTDWIDLYQIHRPQPEVPIDETLRALDDLVRSGKVRYAGCSTFAAWQVCEAHYVAKQLGAAGFVTEQPPYNLLDRRIERELLPFCRTYGLGVVPWSPLAGGQLSGKYLGAKPKKGRYVKSDPANRVNRETTAVVAKLKKIADKEGLSLATFSLAWVASQPGITSPIIGARSTKQLEESVAACQVPLSAKVLAAVDKVVAPGSHVVDYYSAKFGPNARPW encoded by the coding sequence ATGGAGTATCGATCGCTAGGCAGAACGGGCGTGCAGGTTTCGGCGGCGTGTCTTGGGACCATGACGTTCGGCTGGGAGCCGGACGACTGGGGCTCGCAAGAGAAGGAGAGCTTGGAGATCGCGGCAAAGGCGATCGATCTGGGGGTGAACTTCTTCGACACCGCGGACGTGTACGCCCGAGGGGTTAGCGAGACGATCGTCGGGAAGGCGCTCAAGGGCAAGCGCGACCGGATCGTGCTGGCGACCAAATGCCACGGCCGGATGGCCGACGACGACCCCAACGCGTGGGGCAACACCCGCCGGCACGTGATCGAGGCGTGCGAGGCCTCGCTTCGCCGGCTGCAGACGGATTGGATCGACCTCTACCAGATCCATCGCCCGCAGCCCGAGGTGCCGATCGACGAGACGTTGCGCGCCCTCGACGACCTGGTTCGCTCCGGGAAGGTGCGGTACGCGGGGTGCTCGACCTTCGCGGCGTGGCAGGTGTGCGAAGCGCACTACGTGGCCAAACAGCTCGGCGCCGCGGGTTTCGTGACCGAGCAGCCACCCTACAACCTCCTCGATCGCCGGATCGAGCGGGAGCTGCTCCCGTTCTGCCGAACCTACGGGCTCGGGGTCGTCCCCTGGTCGCCCCTGGCTGGTGGACAGCTCAGCGGCAAGTATCTCGGCGCGAAGCCGAAGAAGGGCCGATACGTCAAGAGCGACCCGGCGAACCGCGTGAATCGAGAGACAACGGCCGTGGTGGCAAAGCTCAAGAAGATCGCGGACAAAGAGGGTCTATCCCTGGCGACCTTCAGCCTTGCCTGGGTCGCCTCGCAGCCGGGAATCACGAGCCCGATCATCGGGGCCCGCTCGACCAAGCAGCTCGAAGAGTCGGTCGCCGCGTGCCAGGTCCCCCTCTCGGCCAAGGTGCTTGCCGCGGTGGACAAGGTCGTCGCCCCGGGGTCGCACGTGGTGGATTACTACAGCGCGAAGTTTGGCCCGAACGCGCGGCCTTGGTAA
- a CDS encoding YbjQ family protein codes for MADMHPWVTTANGFDGYRIVRGMGVVRGVTVRSRSVFGSFGAGLQTLMGGNITLWTELAEATRSEAYELMIRQASTVGANAIVAMRYDATEIANGATEVIAYGTAVIIEAIAP; via the coding sequence ATGGCAGACATGCACCCGTGGGTCACCACGGCCAACGGCTTCGACGGGTACCGCATTGTGCGAGGGATGGGCGTCGTGCGGGGCGTGACGGTGAGGAGCCGCTCGGTGTTCGGTTCATTCGGCGCCGGCCTGCAAACGCTGATGGGCGGGAATATCACCCTCTGGACCGAGTTGGCCGAGGCGACGCGCAGCGAGGCGTACGAGCTGATGATCCGACAGGCGTCGACGGTCGGCGCCAACGCGATCGTCGCGATGCGCTACGATGCCACGGAGATCGCCAACGGCGCGACCGAAGTGATCGCTTACGGCACCGCCGTCATCATCGAGGCGATCGCCCCGTAG
- a CDS encoding Rid family hydrolase has protein sequence MSGTTATDTEGKVACVGDPFGQAQHAFAKIAKALEELGAGMQDVVRTRMYVTDVNDWEAVGRAHKEAFGETGPCATLVQVAALIDPAILVEIEAEAVVAS, from the coding sequence GTGAGCGGCACAACCGCGACCGACACCGAGGGGAAAGTGGCGTGTGTGGGGGATCCCTTCGGCCAGGCGCAACACGCGTTCGCGAAGATCGCGAAGGCACTTGAAGAGCTCGGTGCCGGCATGCAAGACGTGGTGCGCACGCGGATGTACGTGACCGATGTGAACGACTGGGAGGCCGTGGGGCGCGCCCACAAAGAGGCGTTTGGAGAGACCGGGCCGTGCGCGACGCTCGTGCAGGTCGCGGCTTTGATCGACCCCGCGATCCTCGTGGAGATCGAAGCCGAGGCGGTGGTGGCCTCGTGA